In the genome of Desulfofarcimen acetoxidans DSM 771, one region contains:
- a CDS encoding ferritin family protein translates to MGCQCGCQNNATHKAERPSVETIIDMAVRIEKAGQKFYSTLAIYEYNEKIKDLLIFLAGEEAKHVKVFENLSNILKNDLLDADSYSNDYLDYLNCIARTHLLFNIDIEDADFKVDTARETLELALKFERDSITVFQEMLEVVGKNGKEVLKKLIEQEREHVLKLAHSFDMV, encoded by the coding sequence ATGGGTTGCCAATGCGGTTGTCAAAATAACGCAACACACAAAGCTGAAAGGCCTAGTGTTGAAACAATTATTGATATGGCGGTAAGAATTGAAAAAGCCGGTCAAAAATTCTATAGTACCCTGGCTATTTATGAGTACAATGAAAAAATTAAAGACCTTTTAATTTTCCTGGCGGGGGAGGAAGCCAAACACGTTAAAGTCTTTGAAAACCTAAGCAATATATTGAAAAACGATTTGCTTGATGCTGATTCCTACAGCAATGACTATCTGGATTATTTAAATTGCATCGCCAGAACTCACCTGCTTTTCAATATCGACATTGAAGATGCTGATTTTAAGGTTGACACCGCTAGAGAAACTCTTGAACTGGCATTGAAGTTCGAACGTGATTCCATCACGGTATTCCAGGAGATGTTAGAAGTGGTGGGTAAGAATGGCAAGGAAGTGCTGAAAAAACTTATTGAACAGGAGCGGGAACACGTTCTCAAACTAGCCCACTCCTTCGACATGGTCTAA
- a CDS encoding rubredoxin — MKKWKCSICGYIYDPEKESLPGETTGASKCDYVDDEGELVDSFKCKQCGAMKEAIKSIGE, encoded by the coding sequence TTGAAAAAATGGAAGTGCTCCATATGTGGCTACATTTATGATCCCGAAAAAGAAAGCCTCCCCGGGGAAACCACCGGTGCTTCGAAATGCGATTATGTTGATGACGAGGGGGAACTGGTTGACAGCTTTAAATGCAAGCAGTGCGGGGCCATGAAAGAAGCCATTAAATCCATTGGCGAATGA